The sequence AAGGAAGAACAGCATCAAATGATTGGACCTTGTTCTGCTGTGAGCGAGGAGAGGAAGTTCGGAATGCATACTGACATCAAGGTGTCTTGAGTCATAGCGAGCAGGTCAGGTCACTTTAGCTGGTTATAAGGCTAGTCAACGATTTAGTTGCTTACATATAGATTGCAAAATTATACTTTTAATTCAACTTGTTATGAGGCATCTTGGGCTATTTTAGCTTTACCTATCTTTTTTGTTGTATCTCCTATCTTCGGTTTGTACATTCATGCAGACAAACTAAGGAGAATTGCCATGATTTACATTGAACGCCTTGAATTTATCCATAAAAGTGGAGACGTGCTGTACCCTGCCAAGATAACAAGAAAATCATCGGGAAAAACCGCCTTCCACCTTGTACCATTTGGCCTTGATAAGACCGAGGACCTTGTAGAGGTGGAAGATCCTTCAGAAGCAATTCGGCTGGTGCTTGATGAACGTCATTCCATTCGCTGCAGCACACTTAAAGCCACTATTACTGATAAAAAAGGCAAGCGAATTAAGCGAACAGGCATATACAGCATTGAGGGTGTTAGCATAAAAGAATACATCGTCAGGTAATGGCTGTGAGTTCAACGAGTCGATGCACAAAATTTTTCCGCTCAAGCTAAAAGGTCTACTGACATTATGATGCGTTAGCCTTCAAAAATTAGAGTCATTCATAGCGGGAGG comes from Yersinia canariae and encodes:
- a CDS encoding transposase; this encodes MIYIERLEFIHKSGDVLYPAKITRKSSGKTAFHLVPFGLDKTEDLVEVEDPSEAIRLVLDERHSIRCSTLKATITDKKGKRIKRTGIYSIEGVSIKEYIVR